Proteins encoded by one window of Antechinus flavipes isolate AdamAnt ecotype Samford, QLD, Australia chromosome 4, AdamAnt_v2, whole genome shotgun sequence:
- the PAQR6 gene encoding membrane progestin receptor delta isoform X1, whose protein sequence is MLSIKLPQLLRVHQVPRVFWEDGIISGYRHPTSSALDCVLSSFQMTNETVNIWTHFLPTWYFLWRLLALAEGPGFWSEPYHWPLLVFLLLICLYPFTSCCAHTFSSMSPRARHICYFLDYGALSLYSLGCALTYGAYAMPFSWLNSPLHQLFVPTAAVNSLLCTCLSCYSRFLELENPRLSKVLRTVAFAYPFFFDNLPLFYRLLLCSRGGFSCGQEALSANHSYHLLCALLTGFLFASHLPERLAPGRFDYIGHSHQLFHICAVLGTHFQLEAVLADMGARRDWLSAHSPPLSLAATVATMGLAVTGNLLIIAIFTTALLRAPQACPLLQETQPESVGRAKGE, encoded by the exons ATGCTGAGCATCAAGTTACCACAGCTACTCCGGGTTCATCAGGTTCCTCGG GTCTTCTGGGAAGATGGAATCATCTCGGGTTATCGCCACCCCACCAGCTCTGCCCTGGACTGTGTACTCAGCTCCTTCCAGATGACAAATGAGACTGTCAACATCTGGACCCATTTCCTGCCTACCTG GTATTTCCTGTGGCGGCTCCTGGCCCTGGCTGAGGGTCCTGGCTTCTGGTCGGAGCCATACCACTGGCCGCTGCTGGTGTTTCTGCTGCTCATCTGCCTGTACCCATTCACGTCCTGCTGCGCCCACACCTTCAGCTCCATGTCGCCCCGAGCCCGCCACATCTGCTACTTCCTGGACTACGGAGCCCTCAGCCTCTACAGCCTTG GCTGTGCACTCACCTATGGAGCCTATGCCATGCCTTTTTCCTGGCTCAACAGCCCCCTGCATCAGCTATTCGTGCCCACAGCTGCAGTCAACTCCCTCCTGTGCACCTGCCTTTCCTGTTATTCCAG GTTTCTAGAACTGGAGAATCCGCGGCTGAGTAAGGTGTTACGCACAGTGGCGTTTGCCTACCCTTTCTTCTTCGACAACCTCCCGCTTTTCTATCGG cTCCTGCTGTGCTCCAGGGGGGGCTTCAGCTGTGGGCAAGAAGCTCTGAGTGCCAACCACAGCTACCATCTGCTCTGTGCCCTGCTCACTGGCTTCCTCTTTGCCTCCCACCTCCCTGAACGTCTGGCACCTGGCCGCTTCGACTATATCG GCCACAGTCACCAGCTGTTCCACATCTGTGCAGTGCTAGGAACGCATTTCCAACTGGAGGCGGTGCTGGCTGATATGGGGGCACGGCGGGACTGGCTCTCAGCCCATAGCCCTCCCTTATCCCTGGCAGCCACTGTGGCCACCATGGGCCTTGCTGTGACTGGGAACCTGCTTATAATTGCCATCTTCACAACAGCCTTGCTTCGTGCCCCCCAAGCCTGCCCCTTGTTGCAAGAAACCCAGCCTGAGTCAGTAGGCAGGGCCAAGGGGGAATAA
- the PAQR6 gene encoding membrane progestin receptor delta isoform X2, translating into MTNETVNIWTHFLPTWYFLWRLLALAEGPGFWSEPYHWPLLVFLLLICLYPFTSCCAHTFSSMSPRARHICYFLDYGALSLYSLGCALTYGAYAMPFSWLNSPLHQLFVPTAAVNSLLCTCLSCYSRFLELENPRLSKVLRTVAFAYPFFFDNLPLFYRLLLCSRGGFSCGQEALSANHSYHLLCALLTGFLFASHLPERLAPGRFDYIGHSHQLFHICAVLGTHFQLEAVLADMGARRDWLSAHSPPLSLAATVATMGLAVTGNLLIIAIFTTALLRAPQACPLLQETQPESVGRAKGE; encoded by the exons ATGACAAATGAGACTGTCAACATCTGGACCCATTTCCTGCCTACCTG GTATTTCCTGTGGCGGCTCCTGGCCCTGGCTGAGGGTCCTGGCTTCTGGTCGGAGCCATACCACTGGCCGCTGCTGGTGTTTCTGCTGCTCATCTGCCTGTACCCATTCACGTCCTGCTGCGCCCACACCTTCAGCTCCATGTCGCCCCGAGCCCGCCACATCTGCTACTTCCTGGACTACGGAGCCCTCAGCCTCTACAGCCTTG GCTGTGCACTCACCTATGGAGCCTATGCCATGCCTTTTTCCTGGCTCAACAGCCCCCTGCATCAGCTATTCGTGCCCACAGCTGCAGTCAACTCCCTCCTGTGCACCTGCCTTTCCTGTTATTCCAG GTTTCTAGAACTGGAGAATCCGCGGCTGAGTAAGGTGTTACGCACAGTGGCGTTTGCCTACCCTTTCTTCTTCGACAACCTCCCGCTTTTCTATCGG cTCCTGCTGTGCTCCAGGGGGGGCTTCAGCTGTGGGCAAGAAGCTCTGAGTGCCAACCACAGCTACCATCTGCTCTGTGCCCTGCTCACTGGCTTCCTCTTTGCCTCCCACCTCCCTGAACGTCTGGCACCTGGCCGCTTCGACTATATCG GCCACAGTCACCAGCTGTTCCACATCTGTGCAGTGCTAGGAACGCATTTCCAACTGGAGGCGGTGCTGGCTGATATGGGGGCACGGCGGGACTGGCTCTCAGCCCATAGCCCTCCCTTATCCCTGGCAGCCACTGTGGCCACCATGGGCCTTGCTGTGACTGGGAACCTGCTTATAATTGCCATCTTCACAACAGCCTTGCTTCGTGCCCCCCAAGCCTGCCCCTTGTTGCAAGAAACCCAGCCTGAGTCAGTAGGCAGGGCCAAGGGGGAATAA
- the BGLAP gene encoding osteocalcin, which translates to MKIVLLFSLLTLATLCLCKQDAEAGPQESGKRTAFTSKRESSELARRPKRQVYNWQGLPAPYPDPLEQKREVCELNPDCDELADHIGFSEAYRRFYGTA; encoded by the exons ATGAAGATAGTCCTACTTTTCTCCTTGCTGACCCTGGCCACCCTCTGCCTCTGCAAGCAAG ATGCTGAAGCTGGTCCCCAAGAGTCTGGCAAAAGAACAG CCTTTACCTCCAAGCGTGAGAGTAGTGAGCTGGCGAGGAGACCAAAGCGCCAAGTGTACAACTGGCAAGG GCTTCCTGCCCCCTATCCTGACCCCTTGGAGCAGAAACGGGAGGTGTGTGAGCTTAACCCCGACTGTGATGAGCTAGCTGACCACATTGGCTTCAGTGAGGCTTATCGGCGATTCTACGGGACAGCCTAG